The region TCTTCTTGTCCCTCATCCTCAAGCGTCAAAAGCTCATCAAGTTTTCCAGTGATGGTACGCATATCACGACGTGGTTTTAAAGGTAATAGTTCAATACTAATCTCACCTTCTGCGTCTAAATCAATCATCGTCATCGATTTATGGTAATGCTCTTCTGAGAATGAATATTTTAAAAGCGATCCGCTATAGCGGATTTTATCACTATTCACACGTTGTGTTCGATGTAAATGCCCAAGTGCCACATAATCAAAATGCTCCAAAAGCGTTGCATCCACCGATTCCTTTCCCCCAACCACTAATTTTTTCTCTGATTCCGATTGTTCTGGCGCTTCTCCACCCACAACAAACGCATGCGTGATTAAAACATTACGTTCAGTAGAATCAATCGGATTGACTTCCATAATAGCCTTCATGGCGTCATTAAGTGATTTGATTTCTGGATGATTTAAAGCTTCTCGGACAACGGCATAATCTGCAAACGGCAATAAATAAAAATTAACAGGACCCGCATCATCTTGCAGTCTAACTTTTTTGATAATTTTCGTAAAATTCCCTGCGACATAATACTGTGCCGCTTCAAATAACTCGTGTCCAAAATCAATCAATTCTGCCCCATCATGATTTCCTGCAATCGCTAAAACAGGTGTCTTTAGCTCAATTAATAAATCTTTTAAAAATTGATTATATAGTGCGACCGCTCTTGCCGGTGGCACACTACGATCATAAATATCTCCTGCTAACATCACAGCATCAGGTCGATACGTTTGAATATACTGTTTAATTTGCTCTAATACAAATTCTTGATCTTCAATCATTAAAAACCCATTCACCATTTTTCCAAAATGCAAATCACCTAAATGCATTAATCTCATCAAACCGCTCCTTATAAAATCGAATAAATGTTCTATAAAAATTATACGATTTATAACTTACCACCGTCAATCATTCCCTAGGAAATAGGAGAAAATAATTTTCAAGCATTTCCTACAAATTCCGACTTTTAAAAAAATATAAAAAACAGCCTCTTTTTTTTATTTCTGAAGAAGTCATTTTTAACTGATGATTATACGAAATCATCGATTTCATTATATAATTTTTCATTTTCATCGATTTAAGCTATTTTAAAAGCCAACAAAAAGTTGTATACTTATACAATACAACTTCCAACTTAAAAGATACAACTAAAAAAGGGGGGATTTTTATCCTTAATCAAAATTTACCTAAATACGTAGCAGTTGCTGAATGGATAAAACAAAATATTTACAATAACACATATAAAGCTGGTGAAAAACTCATTAGTGAAAATCAGTTGTGTGAAAAGTTTTCTATTAGCCGACAAACAGCCCGTCAAGCAATTGCTATTCTTGAAAAAGAAGGATTGGTTTTAAAAAAACAAGGCAGTGGGACTTATGTCAATCACATCTTTAGCGAAACTAAAATCCCCTCAAAAACAATTGGCTTAGTGACGACTTATTTAGATGACTATATTTTCCCTGGCATTATTTCAGGCATTGAAAAAGTTTTATCACTGAATGGATATAACACCACTTTACGTTTAACACGAAATAAAGTGAATACAGAACGTGAACAACTTCTATCATTATTAAAATCTGATATTGATGGATTAATTGTTGAGGGAACAAAATCGGCTCTACCAAATCCGAATTTAGATATTTATAATCAATTCGAACAGCGAGGGATTCCTGTTGTCTTCATTAATAGTCATTACGCTCAACTTAACTGCAACTACATTGTGGTAGATGATGAACTGGGTGGAGAACTAGCAACGCGACATTTAATTGAAAACGGACATCAAAATATTACCGGTATTTTCAAATACGATGACATGCAAGGAAATTTACGCTATAAAGGATTTTTAACTGAAATGTATAAGCATAATCTTTCAGTTGATGAATCTGCGATTATTTGGTACTCAACGGAAAACATGGAACAACAATTCTGCCTTGAAAACCTTCCTCAATTATTAAAAAAATTCAAATCATCAACTGCCATTGTTTGCTATAACGATCAAATTGCAATGAAATTGATTCAACTACTCGCTTCAAATGACCTGAACGTTCCTCATGACCTTTCACTTGTTAGCTTTGATAACTCAAGCTTAAGTCAAATCGGAGTCGTCCCCTTAACTAGTATCACACATCCTGGAAAAGAGTTAGGAAAACTTGCGGCTGAGTCCATTCTGAGCATGATTAATAATCCACATTATGAAATGAAACATACTTATCATCCTGAATTAATAATCAGAAAATCAGTTGCTAAGTTAACAAAATAAAAAAATCGACCAGCGGTCGATTTTTTTACTTTTGAATTAATTTAAAGAGCTGACTTTCATGAGGTGAAATACTACATTCAAAGGATATAAACTTCTTTACCTTCCCTTTCTTAGCCCCTAATTCTCAAATCCTATCTCCCCCTTGAAACTACAAACAACTTATAAAAACAAAACACAACTTCATGATAACTTTTTTCAATCTACACTTTTAATAAAACGTTTACAGAGATATCAAAAAAATACTGTACATAACGTGTACAGTATTTTTTTATTAACGTTGCTGTTTGCGCTCTAAAGCTGCACTAAATTGTTCTAATCCAATAATTACTGCCCCACCAATGATGAAGTAAAGAAGATTAAATGTCTCAAATGACATTGGTAATTGCGGTGTCTCAAGCGTTGTCGGCCCCATTAAAACCGCATAAATTGATCC is a window of Turicibacter sanguinis DNA encoding:
- a CDS encoding GntR family transcriptional regulator, giving the protein MLNQNLPKYVAVAEWIKQNIYNNTYKAGEKLISENQLCEKFSISRQTARQAIAILEKEGLVLKKQGSGTYVNHIFSETKIPSKTIGLVTTYLDDYIFPGIISGIEKVLSLNGYNTTLRLTRNKVNTEREQLLSLLKSDIDGLIVEGTKSALPNPNLDIYNQFEQRGIPVVFINSHYAQLNCNYIVVDDELGGELATRHLIENGHQNITGIFKYDDMQGNLRYKGFLTEMYKHNLSVDESAIIWYSTENMEQQFCLENLPQLLKKFKSSTAIVCYNDQIAMKLIQLLASNDLNVPHDLSLVSFDNSSLSQIGVVPLTSITHPGKELGKLAAESILSMINNPHYEMKHTYHPELIIRKSVAKLTK
- a CDS encoding exonuclease SbcCD subunit D encodes the protein MRLMHLGDLHFGKMVNGFLMIEDQEFVLEQIKQYIQTYRPDAVMLAGDIYDRSVPPARAVALYNQFLKDLLIELKTPVLAIAGNHDGAELIDFGHELFEAAQYYVAGNFTKIIKKVRLQDDAGPVNFYLLPFADYAVVREALNHPEIKSLNDAMKAIMEVNPIDSTERNVLITHAFVVGGEAPEQSESEKKLVVGGKESVDATLLEHFDYVALGHLHRTQRVNSDKIRYSGSLLKYSFSEEHYHKSMTMIDLDAEGEISIELLPLKPRRDMRTITGKLDELLTLEDEGQEDYLRVILTDEGELLEPMAKLRQVYPNVMLLELERRFSEFKGSQLSASARQTKSTEELFADFYEHHRGESLHEAGKQVIEQTIKVMKGEC